The sequence below is a genomic window from candidate division WOR-3 bacterium.
CGGCTACTTCTTCAAGGCCGGGGCCGGGGACAAGTCGCGCACCAGCATAAAGCAGAAGATCCAGGCAATAGTCAACGCGGAGGACAGGCAGAAGCCCTTGAGTGATGACGAGATATGTACGATGCTGAAGACCGAGCGTATCAGTATTTCCCGCCGGACAGTGGCCAAGTACCGGGCCGAGCTCGGGGTTCCGGCGTGCAATGACCGGAAGTGCTTCTGAGACGATTGCGGGTGCGCTACGGCGGGATCGCGGGTCCGCGACTTGGGCGTTGGAACTGAGACCCTGAGGATGCCGTAGATGCACGTTGTGGTCGGCACGGCCGGACACATCGACCACGGCAAGTCGGCGCTGGTCAAGGCGCTGACAGGTACTGACCCGGACCGCCTGAAGGAGGAGAAAGAGCGCGGGATGACCACAGACCTGGGTTTCGCGTTTCTCGGGACCGAGATCACGGTGATCGATGTGCCCGGGCACGAGCGCTTCGTCCGGCACATGCTTGCCGGAGCGAGTACCATCGACCTCGTGCTGCTGGTGGTGGCGGCAGACGATGGCGTGATGCCCCAGACCCGCGAGCACTTTGAGATCTGCCGGCTGATGGGCATCAGGAAAGGTATGGTCGCCATCAACAAGGCTGACCTGGTCGACGACGAGTGGATCGAAATGGTGAAGCTGGACGTGGGCGAGATGGTCAAGGGCTCTTTCCTCGAGGGGGCGCAGATGATGTCTGTCTCCGCCATCACCGGGCAGGGCGTGCCTGAGCTGCGGCAGGCAATTGTCGACCTGGCGAAGAAGGTGGAAGCCAAGACGGACCGGGGTGTGTTCCGAATGCCGGTGGACCGGAACTTCTCCATGAAGGGGTTCGGTACGGTCGTCGCAGGCACGGTCCTGTCGGGGCACGTCCACGTCGGCGACACGCTGGATCTGCTTCCTCAGAAGCGAGACGTGCGGGTCAGAGGCATCCAGAGGCACAACCAGATGCTCGAAACGCTGGGGCTGGGCGAGCGGGCGGCGCTCAACCTCCAGGGCGTCGAGCGAGAAGCCGTCGTCCGTGGCAACGTGCTTGCGACTCCCGGCTACTACACGCCAACCATGAACTTCAACGCGACTTTCTACCTGCTCCGTTCGGTCGAGAAGCCGCTCCGGAATCTGGCCAGGCTGAAGCTCCACATCGGCACTGCCGAAGTGATGTGCCGGGTGGCGTTGCTCGATACCAAGGAAGTGGCCCCTGGCCAGGAGGCGCTGGTGCAGGTCCGCGCCGAGGAGCCGGTCGTGTGTGACTGGAACGACCACTACGTCATCCGGACGTTCGCGCCCCAGCAGACCATCGGTGGAGGCATCGTGCTTGAAGCCCATCCCTCCAAAGAACGGCGGTTCGACGAGGACCTGGTCAAACGGCTGAGGGCGCTCCGTACCGGCGAGGCGGGCAGCGTGCTCGAGCAATATCTGCTCAAACACCGATTCGACGCCAAGACACTCGCCCAGGGGGCCAAGGACCTGGCCCTGGCTGACGCGGACGCGGGAGAGATGCTAGGTCTGCTCGTGACAACCAACCGGGCGCAGAGGCTTGAGTTTGAGGGCAAGGAGTTTCTTGTCCACGAGAAGATGGTCGCGGAAGCACGCGCCGCAACTCTTGCGACACTCGAGCAGTTCCACAAAGAGAACCCACTTCGCCTCGGACTGAAGCGCCCCGAGCTTCGCTCCAAGGCGGCCCCGGGCTTCTCTGCTCCTCTGTTTGAGGCCGTGCTGGCGGCGTTGTTGAGCGAGAAGCAGGTCGTGATGGAAGATGATCGGGTCCGGCTGGCGACCCACCAGATCAAACTGGGCCCGGCGCTACAGAAGGAGTACAGCCGCATCGACAAGCTGTTCCAGGAAATGGGTTTCTCGCCCCCGAGTTTCGAAGAGGCGCTGGCCGGGGTGGAGAAGAAGCTGGGGCAGCAGGTGCGGGTTGCCCTGCTCGAGTCCGGTCGCCTGGTCGACGTGGGTGAGTCGGTCGTGTTACACCGTGACGCAGTGGCACTGGCCGAGCAGAAGGTCCGGGCGCTCTTCGCCCGCAAGCCCGAGCTGACCGCCTCTGAAATCAGGCAGGAACTGGGTACGACCCGGAAGTACCTCATCCCTTTGCTCAACTACCTCGACTCTCGCGGCATCACTCAGCGTAGAGGC
It includes:
- the selB gene encoding selenocysteine-specific translation elongation factor; the encoded protein is MHVVVGTAGHIDHGKSALVKALTGTDPDRLKEEKERGMTTDLGFAFLGTEITVIDVPGHERFVRHMLAGASTIDLVLLVVAADDGVMPQTREHFEICRLMGIRKGMVAINKADLVDDEWIEMVKLDVGEMVKGSFLEGAQMMSVSAITGQGVPELRQAIVDLAKKVEAKTDRGVFRMPVDRNFSMKGFGTVVAGTVLSGHVHVGDTLDLLPQKRDVRVRGIQRHNQMLETLGLGERAALNLQGVEREAVVRGNVLATPGYYTPTMNFNATFYLLRSVEKPLRNLARLKLHIGTAEVMCRVALLDTKEVAPGQEALVQVRAEEPVVCDWNDHYVIRTFAPQQTIGGGIVLEAHPSKERRFDEDLVKRLRALRTGEAGSVLEQYLLKHRFDAKTLAQGAKDLALADADAGEMLGLLVTTNRAQRLEFEGKEFLVHEKMVAEARAATLATLEQFHKENPLRLGLKRPELRSKAAPGFSAPLFEAVLAALLSEKQVVMEDDRVRLATHQIKLGPALQKEYSRIDKLFQEMGFSPPSFEEALAGVEKKLGQQVRVALLESGRLVDVGESVVLHRDAVALAEQKVRALFARKPELTASEIRQELGTTRKYLIPLLNYLDSRGITQRRGEVRVLRQKPA